From Brochothrix thermosphacta DSM 20171 = FSL F6-1036, a single genomic window includes:
- a CDS encoding DUF1648 domain-containing protein — translation MKEKTESYQRTPLQQWCTWISLAITAATAFYVAFMYQQLPQVVPMHFNFSGEIDGWGGKGSVWFLPAISLFMWVLLFILSDRPELHNYYYLREENKTAQYRFSCSLLAVTNLFISVVFALLSLDVMNRALGDVYPLLFQSIIIVVILGILAMIAALVSLRRFKPKKQ, via the coding sequence ATGAAGGAAAAGACTGAAAGTTATCAACGCACACCTCTACAACAATGGTGTACTTGGATTAGTTTAGCAATCACTGCAGCAACAGCGTTTTATGTCGCATTTATGTATCAACAGTTGCCACAAGTGGTACCGATGCATTTCAATTTTAGCGGTGAAATTGACGGGTGGGGTGGAAAAGGCAGTGTTTGGTTCTTACCTGCTATCTCACTATTTATGTGGGTGTTACTCTTTATTTTGAGTGATCGGCCAGAACTGCATAATTATTATTACTTAAGAGAAGAAAATAAAACGGCTCAATACCGGTTTTCATGTTCACTATTAGCCGTTACGAATTTATTTATTAGTGTTGTATTTGCATTGCTTTCTCTAGATGTGATGAACCGGGCGTTAGGGGATGTGTATCCGCTCCTTTTCCAAAGCATTATTATCGTCGTTATTTTAGGAATACTTGCGATGATTGCTGCACTAGTCAGTTTACGACGCTTTAAACCAAAAAAACAATAA
- a CDS encoding Y-family DNA polymerase, which translates to MPKRDILCIDCKSFFASVESVRRGEHPLESLVVVMSRGDSAGGLVLASSPRAKAEYGIKTGTRRYEIQPEWPVTIVEPRMNDYIKMNLKVNTILKRYTDDINWFPYSIDESFIDVTHSHTLFGTTLEIARAIQTTIFKELGLVVCVGIGDNPLLAKLALDHEAKEKYPYLAYWSYQDIAKIWAIHPLSAMWGIGHRTERTLQKMGIFTVKALAETDVASLQKKLGIIGEQLYYHAHGIDYSILAERIQPVSTSYGTSQILERDYHNPADVLVVIREMVDKVATRLRKHQRDCEVLHLAINYSKGSEVASFSIQRKINATSSTTKLQVVAVKLFEDNYQEGPVRRISISCGKTAAKKTSQLNLFEIIEETVANERLERTIDLIRERYGYRALIHASSLSEGATAIKRSRLVGGH; encoded by the coding sequence ATGCCAAAACGCGATATTCTTTGCATAGACTGTAAATCTTTTTTTGCAAGTGTTGAAAGTGTTAGAAGAGGTGAGCATCCTTTAGAAAGTTTAGTGGTCGTAATGAGTCGTGGTGATTCAGCGGGAGGACTTGTTTTAGCATCTTCGCCGCGAGCAAAGGCAGAATATGGCATTAAAACGGGTACGAGACGATATGAGATACAACCAGAATGGCCTGTTACCATCGTTGAACCAAGAATGAATGATTATATAAAGATGAATTTAAAAGTTAATACGATTTTAAAACGTTATACGGATGATATTAACTGGTTTCCATATAGCATTGATGAGAGCTTTATTGATGTCACGCATTCTCACACGCTGTTCGGAACAACTTTAGAAATTGCGAGAGCTATTCAAACAACTATTTTTAAAGAACTGGGTTTGGTTGTTTGCGTTGGAATTGGTGATAACCCTTTATTAGCTAAGTTAGCATTGGATCATGAGGCAAAAGAAAAATACCCTTACTTAGCATATTGGAGCTACCAAGATATAGCGAAAATTTGGGCGATTCATCCATTATCTGCGATGTGGGGGATTGGTCATCGTACAGAAAGAACATTACAAAAAATGGGTATCTTTACTGTCAAAGCATTGGCAGAGACAGATGTGGCAAGTCTGCAAAAAAAATTAGGTATTATAGGCGAACAACTTTATTATCATGCGCATGGAATTGATTATTCTATCTTAGCAGAACGCATACAACCAGTAAGTACAAGTTATGGTACGTCTCAAATTTTGGAACGTGATTATCATAATCCAGCAGATGTGCTGGTTGTTATTCGTGAAATGGTTGATAAGGTTGCTACGCGTTTACGAAAACATCAACGAGATTGTGAAGTTTTGCATCTAGCAATCAATTATTCAAAAGGCAGTGAAGTCGCTAGCTTTTCTATTCAACGCAAAATTAATGCAACGAGTTCCACGACAAAGTTACAAGTAGTCGCCGTTAAATTATTTGAAGATAATTATCAAGAGGGACCGGTGCGTCGTATATCTATAAGCTGTGGTAAAACCGCAGCTAAAAAAACTTCGCAGCTTAACTTGTTTGAAATAATAGAAGAAACTGTCGCAAATGAACGTTTAGAACGTACGATTGACTTGATTAGAGAACGTTATGGTTATCGGGCATTAATACATGCTAGCAGCTTGTCTGAAGGGGCGACCGCGATTAAACGTTCACGCCTTGTAGGCGGTCATTAA
- a CDS encoding MFS transporter: MKKYPLPIWMLVIGAFAIGMTEFVIMGLLTEVATDLKVSVTQAGQLITMYALSVAIGGPIVVLLTYKLKRKTTLLILMAIFIIGNAIAGVADNYGVMMLSRIVTAFAHGSFFGLGAIIAASLVPKNRQASAMALMFSGLAVANIIGVPFGTIIGQQWGWRASFLIISVIGIIAFAGIWKFVPAAEQRKEVSIKTELSILKSGSMWTTLLISTFSFSSVFAFFTYISPILREVSGYDDNGVALVLIIFGVGVTIGNLVGGRIADWNINKGLIILLVLLEIWFVVLYFIQFNFYLVPFGVFIFGIIAFGLTPSLQFRSMKLSLQAPTLGSTLNQSAMNVGNALGAFFGGIIITVLPLQFVVLTAPLLSLVGLVLLLAQISYDKRKQIV, from the coding sequence ATGAAAAAATACCCATTGCCAATTTGGATGCTCGTGATTGGTGCATTTGCTATCGGAATGACAGAATTTGTTATTATGGGACTATTAACCGAAGTAGCAACAGATTTGAAAGTAAGCGTGACTCAAGCAGGACAATTGATTACAATGTATGCACTAAGTGTGGCTATAGGTGGTCCAATTGTTGTTTTACTGACCTATAAATTAAAGCGAAAAACAACGCTTTTAATATTAATGGCCATCTTTATAATAGGCAATGCCATCGCAGGTGTTGCTGATAACTATGGCGTGATGATGTTAAGTCGAATTGTCACAGCTTTTGCTCACGGGTCATTCTTTGGCTTAGGTGCGATTATCGCAGCGAGTCTTGTTCCAAAAAATCGCCAAGCAAGTGCAATGGCGTTAATGTTTTCTGGTTTGGCCGTTGCTAATATTATCGGGGTACCCTTTGGGACGATTATTGGTCAACAATGGGGATGGCGTGCAAGTTTCTTGATTATTTCTGTTATTGGTATCATTGCTTTTGCGGGCATATGGAAGTTTGTTCCAGCAGCCGAACAACGTAAAGAAGTCTCGATTAAAACAGAACTGAGTATTTTGAAATCCGGTAGTATGTGGACGACGCTATTGATTTCGACATTCAGTTTCAGTAGTGTGTTTGCCTTTTTCACTTATATTTCACCGATTTTACGAGAAGTAAGTGGCTACGACGATAATGGTGTTGCTCTTGTCTTGATCATTTTTGGTGTGGGTGTAACGATTGGTAACTTGGTCGGTGGTAGAATTGCTGACTGGAATATTAATAAAGGTCTGATTATTCTGCTTGTATTATTAGAAATCTGGTTTGTAGTCCTTTATTTTATACAATTCAATTTCTATTTGGTGCCGTTTGGTGTATTTATCTTTGGTATCATCGCTTTTGGTTTGACACCAAGTTTACAATTTAGAAGCATGAAATTATCTCTACAAGCGCCAACGCTGGGGAGTACATTGAATCAGTCGGCAATGAATGTGGGAAATGCATTAGGAGCTTTCTTTGGAGGAATAATTATTACAGTATTGCCTTTACAATTCGTTGTTTTAACAGCACCGCTTTTATCTTTGGTTGGACTTGTCTTACTTTTAGCTCAGATATCTTACGACAAACGGAAACAGATTGTTTAA
- a CDS encoding ABC transporter substrate-binding protein, giving the protein MKKVLLGTLIAVFAVVLAACGNSGSSTKESSGKGGVDPDGSLIIGVAGDPSVMNPNYASDRVTLTLQEALYAPLFWELDGKPALAKSLDVSDDSLVYTVKLKDGLKWHDGKDLTAKDVVFTVESTLDEKQNSSNRGKFVFDGKPLKVEAVDKTTVKFTLPTASPAFEETLNTFYPIPEHIFAGVDNIEKSDKNKKPVGSGPFQFVEYKSGEYVALKRFDDYFGGKPKLAKLTFRITKDQNAANLALQNGEINLKSIQPADRKKVEKASDVDIITYPENRLSYLAFNQNQEALKSKELRQALSYALDRKELIDAAYGSDEYAKPASSFLTENTKFFTKDVETYNTNLDKAKELVDKSGFDKSTKLSIYYLNNSKAQESIALYVQQEYKKIGVNLELKPTDPNALSNITLDRKNKDYSIAINGYIMGNDPDAYKTLFLSDSPYNYSNNHDKKLDELFNKGAVTVDDKAREAVYVDVQKNIADNAVIYPISYDNAVLALDKRFAGVKEAEPQPVSMFKDYSKLYLKK; this is encoded by the coding sequence ATGAAAAAAGTTTTATTAGGTACGTTAATCGCTGTTTTTGCAGTGGTGTTAGCGGCGTGTGGTAATTCAGGCAGTTCAACAAAAGAGTCGTCTGGTAAAGGTGGGGTAGATCCAGATGGTTCACTCATTATTGGTGTAGCAGGTGACCCGAGTGTTATGAACCCAAACTACGCTTCAGATCGTGTTACTTTAACTTTGCAAGAAGCACTTTATGCACCGTTATTTTGGGAACTTGATGGTAAACCAGCATTAGCTAAAAGCCTCGATGTTTCTGATGACAGTCTTGTGTATACAGTTAAATTAAAAGATGGCTTGAAATGGCATGATGGTAAAGATTTAACAGCTAAAGATGTTGTATTTACAGTTGAATCAACTTTAGATGAGAAACAAAACTCTTCTAACCGTGGTAAATTTGTATTTGATGGTAAACCATTAAAAGTAGAAGCAGTAGATAAAACAACCGTTAAATTTACATTACCAACAGCATCTCCAGCTTTTGAAGAGACATTAAACACATTCTACCCAATTCCTGAACATATTTTTGCAGGTGTTGACAATATTGAGAAAAGTGATAAAAATAAAAAACCAGTAGGTTCTGGACCTTTCCAATTTGTTGAATATAAATCAGGTGAATATGTTGCATTAAAACGTTTTGATGATTATTTTGGTGGTAAACCAAAATTAGCTAAATTAACATTCCGTATCACAAAAGACCAAAATGCAGCAAATCTAGCTTTACAAAACGGTGAAATTAATTTAAAATCAATTCAACCAGCTGATCGTAAAAAGGTTGAAAAAGCTAGTGATGTTGATATTATCACATACCCAGAAAACCGTTTAAGCTACTTAGCATTTAACCAAAATCAAGAAGCTTTAAAATCAAAAGAATTACGTCAAGCATTATCTTATGCACTTGATCGTAAAGAATTAATTGATGCAGCATATGGTTCAGATGAATATGCAAAACCAGCAAGTTCATTCTTAACAGAGAACACAAAATTCTTCACTAAAGACGTTGAAACTTATAATACTAACCTAGATAAAGCAAAAGAGTTAGTTGATAAAAGTGGTTTTGATAAATCAACGAAATTAAGTATTTATTACTTGAACAACAGTAAAGCACAAGAAAGTATTGCGCTTTATGTACAACAAGAATACAAAAAAATCGGTGTGAACTTGGAATTGAAACCAACTGACCCGAATGCGTTAAGCAACATTACGTTAGACCGTAAAAATAAAGATTACTCAATTGCAATTAATGGTTATATCATGGGTAATGATCCAGATGCATACAAAACATTATTCCTTAGTGATTCACCATATAACTATAGTAACAACCACGATAAAAAGTTAGATGAACTATTCAATAAAGGTGCCGTTACTGTTGATGATAAAGCGCGTGAAGCAGTTTATGTTGATGTTCAAAAAAACATTGCTGACAATGCAGTCATTTACCCAATTTCATATGATAATGCGGTATTGGCATTAGATAAACGTTTTGCAGGTGTTAAAGAAGCAGAACCACAACCTGTATCAATGTTTAAAGATTACTCTAAACTTTATTTGAAAAAATAA
- a CDS encoding ABC transporter permease: MIRTIIKRVLQMIPMLFVISLISFALIKLAPGDPINSFVTPDMNPDDVERIRQSLGLDQPIYVQYIRWLANVFQGNFGYSISNSQPVLEQILERIPATLGLMGTSLFLTLLLSIPLGLVAAAYEDRWIDKFLNGLSYVGISIPVFWFGMILIDFFSIRLGWFPSLGMRTIGETSFSDMAWHAVLPVVTLTFQGCASYYRYVRSNTINQLKEDYVLFGYAKGLSKLQVLARHVLKNALLPVITLLGMSLPQIISGAFITESIFSWPGMGSLGINAIFQLDYPVIMAITLFSALLLIIGNLLADIAYTIIDPRIREKE; encoded by the coding sequence ATGATCCGAACAATAATAAAGCGCGTCTTACAAATGATACCGATGTTATTTGTCATTTCGTTAATTTCATTTGCGCTCATCAAACTCGCACCTGGTGATCCGATTAACTCCTTTGTGACACCTGACATGAACCCTGATGATGTCGAACGTATTCGTCAAAGTTTAGGATTAGATCAACCCATTTATGTGCAGTATATTCGCTGGTTAGCCAATGTATTCCAAGGAAACTTTGGGTATTCAATCAGCAATAGCCAACCTGTGCTGGAACAAATTTTGGAACGTATTCCTGCAACTTTAGGTTTAATGGGAACATCGCTCTTTTTAACATTGTTATTATCAATCCCATTAGGATTGGTAGCAGCAGCTTATGAAGATCGTTGGATCGATAAGTTTCTGAATGGTCTTTCGTATGTAGGTATCTCGATACCAGTATTCTGGTTTGGGATGATTTTAATTGATTTCTTTTCGATTCGACTAGGATGGTTCCCTAGTTTAGGGATGCGAACGATTGGCGAAACCTCGTTTTCGGATATGGCATGGCATGCTGTTTTGCCTGTAGTCACATTAACTTTTCAAGGGTGCGCTTCGTATTACCGTTACGTACGTTCGAATACAATCAATCAATTAAAAGAGGATTACGTGTTGTTTGGTTATGCAAAAGGCTTATCTAAATTACAGGTTTTAGCACGACACGTATTAAAAAATGCGTTGTTGCCAGTTATTACGTTATTAGGTATGTCTTTGCCGCAAATTATTAGTGGCGCGTTTATTACTGAAAGTATTTTTTCATGGCCGGGTATGGGAAGTTTAGGTATTAATGCCATCTTCCAATTAGATTATCCAGTTATCATGGCAATTACTTTATTCTCGGCATTATTATTAATAATCGGAAACTTATTAGCAGATATAGCATACACAATAATTGATCCACGCATCAGGGAAAAGGAGTGA